The following coding sequences lie in one Rutidosis leptorrhynchoides isolate AG116_Rl617_1_P2 chromosome 6, CSIRO_AGI_Rlap_v1, whole genome shotgun sequence genomic window:
- the LOC139855782 gene encoding auxin response factor 2A-like yields MPEPNQNENAVKKEPTPPAQSRFRVHSFCKTLTTSDTSTRGGFSVLRRNADKCLLCLIPLDISKQTPTQELISKDFARKQVELQAHFAVIAISPYLLHSICCSFASS; encoded by the exons ATGCCGGAACCTAAT CAAAATGAGAATGCGGTGAAAAAGGAACCAACACCACCTGCCCAATCTCGATTTCGCGTGCATTCCTTTTGCAAGACGTTAACTACTTCTGATACGAGTACTCGTGGTGGGTTTTCTGTTCTGAGACGCAATGCTGATAAATGCCTTCTATGCCTTATTCCACTG GACATCTCAAAGCAAACTCCAACTCAAGAGCTCATATCCAAGGATTTTGCAAGGAAACAAGTGGAGCTTCAGGCACATTTTGCGGTAATTGCCATATCACCGTATCTACTACATAGCATCTGCTGTTCCTTCGCCTCTTCATGA